From the genome of Candidatus Buchananbacteria bacterium, one region includes:
- a CDS encoding ribulose-phosphate 3-epimerase, translating into MKPHIIPAILTSDLSDLKQTLAGLRGLTDWVSIDIADGIFVDSTTLTVNDLEAVDIPYKLELHLMVNNPESYFLHCSRVGAKRVFFHIEVLADVASAIAEAKSYKFEAGLALCPDTDLKLLAPFVDDIHSVLLMGVNPGTQGQDFIPATLDRIKQLKTNYPQIKVSVDGGLNPMTISQAAAAGADTLVVGSAIVKQSDFKQAFEYLKTKI; encoded by the coding sequence ATGAAGCCGCATATTATTCCAGCAATTTTGACGTCTGATCTGTCAGATTTAAAACAGACGTTGGCGGGTCTTCGCGGTTTAACTGATTGGGTGTCAATTGACATAGCCGACGGTATTTTTGTTGATTCAACTACTTTGACAGTCAACGATCTTGAAGCAGTAGATATCCCGTACAAATTAGAACTGCATTTAATGGTCAATAATCCGGAAAGTTATTTTTTGCATTGCAGTAGGGTTGGAGCCAAAAGAGTTTTTTTTCACATTGAAGTGTTGGCTGATGTGGCCTCAGCGATTGCAGAAGCTAAGTCGTATAAGTTTGAAGCCGGTCTGGCGCTGTGTCCCGATACCGACTTAAAATTATTAGCGCCCTTTGTTGACGACATTCATTCGGTGTTATTGATGGGAGTTAATCCGGGCACCCAGGGCCAGGATTTTATTCCTGCAACTCTGGACAGGATTAAACAATTAAAGACTAATTATCCGCAGATCAAGGTGTCAGTTGACGGCGGACTTAACCCCATGACTATTAGTCAGGCGGCTGCCGCCGGTGCTGATACGCTGGTGGTTGGTAGTGCTATTGTTAAACAGTCCGACTTTAAACAGGCCTTTGAATATTTAAAAACAAAAATATAA
- a CDS encoding transketolase codes for MNKLVLEKLAKQVRHSILISTTHAGSGHPSSSLSAADLMTVLYFGGFLKYDLANPQYHNNDRVIFSKGHAAPLLYALYAAAGKVTTQELKTLRRFNSRLEGHPTSAFPYSEAATGSLGQGLSIGVGMALNAKIDRLSYKTYVLLGDSEMAEGSVWEAIQLAAYYKLDNLIGIIDVNRLGQRGQTMYGHNVSAFANRVSSFGWQVITVDGHSVAEIAKAYQRAAKAKNRPVMIIAKTIKGKGVRLIENKNGWHGKTLSVDELQQALLELGTVDFKLRGKISLPKRVNLRSKTIKPKLIIEEYHRPLATRKAYGHALVKLYPKFPQLVVLDAEVSNSTYAQTFKEAYPDRFFEMFIAEQNMVGVAVGLAARGKIPFISTFAAFFTRAFDQIRMAQYSGAGSHINFVGSHAGTSIGEDGSSQMGLEDISMFRSVLDSIVLYPCDHVSDEKLVEAAIKHPGICYVRTTRSDLANIYPSSEKFEVGGSKTVRHSSHDQLTVVAAGITLHEALAAYEELRRENITIRVVDVYSVKPIDVVTLKKCARETSAIIVVEDHFEQGGIGEAVRTALQDVKVIIHSLAVRKMPKSGRPEQLLSYEEIDRKAIIKKVKQIIGRQ; via the coding sequence ATGAATAAACTTGTCTTAGAAAAATTAGCAAAACAAGTCAGACATTCAATTTTAATTTCCACCACGCACGCCGGATCGGGCCATCCGAGCTCTTCGCTTTCCGCCGCCGACCTAATGACGGTGTTGTATTTTGGCGGTTTTTTAAAGTATGATCTTGCAAATCCGCAATACCACAACAATGATCGGGTGATTTTTTCTAAAGGTCATGCGGCGCCGTTACTGTATGCGTTGTACGCGGCAGCTGGCAAAGTTACGACTCAGGAATTAAAAACCCTGCGTCGCTTTAATAGTCGGCTTGAAGGTCACCCCACATCGGCATTCCCGTACTCTGAAGCGGCGACCGGCTCATTGGGGCAGGGGTTATCAATCGGTGTTGGTATGGCGTTGAACGCTAAAATAGACAGGCTGTCGTATAAAACGTACGTGTTATTGGGGGATAGTGAAATGGCGGAAGGGTCGGTTTGGGAAGCAATTCAACTGGCGGCATACTATAAACTAGATAATCTGATTGGTATTATTGATGTAAACCGTTTAGGCCAGCGCGGCCAAACAATGTATGGCCATAACGTTTCGGCGTTTGCCAATCGCGTAAGCAGTTTTGGTTGGCAGGTAATTACTGTTGACGGACATTCGGTGGCAGAGATTGCTAAAGCGTATCAGCGCGCCGCTAAAGCCAAAAATCGTCCAGTGATGATTATCGCCAAAACGATTAAGGGTAAAGGCGTTCGGCTGATTGAAAATAAAAATGGTTGGCACGGTAAAACATTGAGCGTTGATGAATTACAACAGGCACTGCTTGAACTGGGGACGGTTGACTTTAAGCTTCGTGGCAAGATCAGCCTGCCTAAAAGGGTAAATCTAAGAAGTAAAACGATCAAACCAAAATTGATTATTGAAGAATATCATCGTCCATTAGCAACACGTAAAGCATACGGCCATGCCCTGGTAAAACTATATCCGAAATTTCCGCAATTGGTGGTGCTTGATGCCGAAGTGAGCAATTCAACATATGCCCAAACTTTCAAAGAAGCGTATCCGGATCGGTTTTTTGAAATGTTTATTGCTGAACAAAATATGGTCGGTGTCGCCGTGGGGTTGGCGGCGCGGGGAAAAATTCCTTTCATTTCAACCTTTGCTGCATTTTTTACCAGGGCGTTTGATCAAATCAGAATGGCACAATACTCGGGCGCTGGGTCGCACATAAATTTTGTCGGTTCTCATGCGGGGACTTCCATCGGTGAAGACGGTTCTTCACAAATGGGCTTGGAAGATATTTCTATGTTTCGTTCGGTATTAGATAGCATTGTGTTATATCCGTGCGATCATGTATCCGACGAAAAATTAGTTGAAGCGGCAATTAAACATCCGGGCATCTGCTATGTTAGAACGACGCGCTCTGATTTAGCGAATATCTATCCAAGTTCAGAAAAGTTTGAAGTTGGCGGTAGTAAGACTGTTAGGCATTCATCGCACGATCAATTGACAGTGGTTGCTGCCGGCATTACCCTGCATGAAGCGTTGGCGGCGTATGAGGAGTTGAGGCGGGAAAATATTACTATTCGGGTGGTTGATGTTTATAGTGTGAAGCCAATTGATGTTGTAACCTTAAAAAAATGCGCCCGTGAAACGTCGGCCATTATTGTGGTTGAAGACCATTTTGAGCAAGGGGGGATCGGTGAAGCGGTTCGAACTGCTCTGCAGGATGTTAAGGTAATTATTCATTCACTGGCAGTTCGTAAAATGCCAAAAAGCGGCCGGCCTGAGCAGTTGTTGTCGTATGAGGAAATTGATCGTAAAGCTATTATTAAAAAAGTAAAGCAGATTATTGGCCGACAGTAA
- a CDS encoding M48 family metallopeptidase encodes MKRDIVLAGREIRYTHHKTRRAKRLIITVRHDASVLVTTPRYYPLKFVEQSLHEKSGWIMRQVEHFKQLPKSVLHSVDLSEYRQYRRAAKDLVEQLVKQFNQLYNFSFNKISVRRQTTRWASCSAKGNLNFNYKIIFLPTSLAEYIVVHELCHLQEMNHSQKFWRLVAFGIPDYRSRRQQLRNINTFSSQ; translated from the coding sequence ATGAAAAGAGATATTGTATTAGCCGGTCGGGAGATTAGGTACACGCACCATAAGACCAGGCGGGCTAAAAGATTGATTATTACAGTGCGTCATGATGCTAGCGTATTGGTGACCACGCCGAGGTATTACCCTTTGAAATTTGTTGAGCAGTCTCTTCATGAGAAAAGCGGCTGGATTATGCGGCAGGTTGAACACTTTAAACAACTGCCTAAGTCAGTATTACATTCGGTTGATTTGAGTGAGTACCGACAGTACCGGCGAGCAGCCAAGGATTTAGTGGAACAGTTGGTTAAGCAGTTTAATCAATTATATAATTTTTCTTTTAATAAAATTTCAGTCAGGCGTCAGACCACACGGTGGGCAAGTTGTTCGGCAAAAGGTAATTTGAATTTTAATTATAAAATTATTTTTTTGCCGACATCGTTGGCGGAATATATCGTTGTCCACGAGCTGTGCCATTTGCAGGAAATGAACCACTCCCAGAAATTTTGGCGCCTAGTGGCTTTCGGCATTCCTGATTATCGGTCTCGGCGTCAACAACTAAGAAATATTAATACATTTTCGTCGCAGTAA
- a CDS encoding DUF2207 domain-containing protein — translation MQIKIKFLIIFLLFFCWLTPAAAETIQDFSVGIGINQDATFDVREEIFYDFGTEVRHGIYRDIPVKYQTAQGNKSIKVSNISVTDSAGNLYQFTTSRVGDYLRIKIGDPDATVSGEHMYVVGYRVSRAINYFQDHDELYWNVTGNNWTVPINQVKAIVILQADALKDLRLACFSGAYGSTQPCRTAELASNANRASFSDSGFAAGDGLTVVVGFPKDVVVEPAWWQNALVVVYDNLILLLPVIVLAALYLLWRRYGKDPKGQGTIITQFDAPKDLSPAQVGLIIDENVRQRDISSEIVYLATKGYLKIHYLDDLNFFDRFSKADNYVIEKIKTGDDLPNDFQRLLMTKLFNDDFVKTHEVNGKKIAGVRLNALQEKFYKDYKDISKAVYQSMISKGYFAGNPQTIKGIYIFLGGLVVFSIFFLGGLLNPLWIMSVAISGVMIICFGFIMPQKTKAGVLLKEHVLGLKNYLKVAEKDRLAFHNAPEKKPEIFERLLPYAMVLGVETAWAAQFAGIYNQQPSWYSAPASRHLNAMILADSLDGFADVSGKVVASHPRSASSGASGFSGGFSGGGFGGGGGGSW, via the coding sequence ATGCAGATAAAAATCAAATTTCTTATTATCTTTCTGCTGTTTTTTTGCTGGTTAACTCCCGCTGCCGCTGAAACCATTCAGGATTTTTCGGTTGGTATTGGTATCAATCAAGATGCCACCTTTGATGTTCGGGAAGAAATTTTTTATGATTTTGGAACGGAGGTTCGTCACGGTATCTATCGGGATATTCCTGTAAAATATCAGACTGCCCAGGGCAATAAAAGCATTAAAGTCTCTAACATTAGCGTGACAGACAGCGCTGGTAATCTGTATCAATTTACAACTTCGAGAGTGGGGGATTACTTACGAATAAAAATTGGCGACCCTGATGCGACGGTGAGTGGCGAACACATGTATGTTGTTGGCTATCGGGTTAGCCGGGCGATAAATTATTTTCAAGATCATGACGAATTGTACTGGAATGTTACTGGAAATAATTGGACAGTGCCGATCAATCAAGTTAAGGCTATAGTAATTTTGCAAGCCGACGCTTTGAAAGATTTGCGCCTTGCTTGTTTTAGCGGCGCCTATGGCTCAACTCAGCCTTGTCGCACGGCTGAACTGGCATCTAATGCCAATCGCGCCAGTTTTTCCGACTCCGGTTTTGCCGCCGGTGATGGCTTGACGGTTGTTGTCGGTTTTCCTAAAGACGTTGTGGTTGAGCCGGCATGGTGGCAAAATGCTCTTGTGGTCGTTTATGATAATTTGATTTTACTTCTGCCGGTTATTGTTTTAGCGGCATTGTATTTGCTGTGGCGGCGATACGGCAAAGATCCAAAGGGCCAGGGGACGATTATCACCCAGTTTGATGCGCCCAAAGATCTTAGTCCGGCACAAGTCGGACTGATTATTGACGAGAATGTTCGTCAGCGCGATATCTCTTCGGAAATCGTTTACCTGGCAACCAAGGGGTATCTGAAAATCCACTATTTGGACGACTTGAATTTTTTTGATCGCTTTAGCAAAGCAGATAACTATGTGATTGAAAAAATAAAAACGGGTGATGACTTGCCGAATGATTTTCAACGTCTGCTAATGACTAAATTATTCAATGATGATTTTGTAAAAACGCATGAAGTTAATGGCAAAAAGATTGCCGGAGTCCGTCTAAATGCATTACAAGAAAAGTTTTATAAAGACTATAAAGACATCAGTAAAGCGGTGTATCAATCAATGATTAGTAAAGGGTACTTTGCCGGAAATCCTCAGACTATCAAAGGTATTTATATTTTTTTGGGTGGGCTAGTTGTTTTTTCAATCTTTTTTTTGGGTGGGCTGCTAAATCCGTTATGGATAATGAGCGTGGCGATTTCCGGTGTGATGATTATTTGTTTTGGTTTTATTATGCCCCAGAAAACTAAAGCGGGAGTTTTGTTGAAAGAGCATGTCCTTGGTCTGAAAAATTATCTAAAGGTCGCGGAAAAAGACCGATTAGCGTTTCATAATGCGCCGGAGAAAAAACCGGAAATATTTGAACGGTTGCTGCCGTACGCCATGGTGCTTGGTGTTGAAACCGCTTGGGCGGCGCAGTTTGCCGGTATTTATAATCAACAACCTTCGTGGTATTCCGCGCCGGCGTCTCGCCACCTTAATGCCATGATTCTGGCCGATTCACTTGACGGTTTTGCTGATGTATCCGGCAAGGTTGTTGCGAGCCATCCGCGTTCAGCGTCAAGCGGCGCTTCAGGGTTTAGCGGTGGGTTCAGCGGCGGCGGCTTTGGCGGGGGAGGCGGCGGCAGTTGGTAA